From a region of the Primulina eburnea isolate SZY01 chromosome 7, ASM2296580v1, whole genome shotgun sequence genome:
- the LOC140837165 gene encoding uncharacterized protein yields MECAGRGSRTPCSGPPTRRCHRCRAVSYCSVSHQVSHWTVHRKECGRFQQQMKCADVLNDFPFSFSQDATQIQETRCSFFIKHGIHRVGMWKCECSCGTSASSFDQSRLIRLWNLGSPLCPCKGPLSPITRQLTSWKEYYEWRCIPLDSPAAVLLHWPLTIYWAVQLVTLESMNSETSNELRIHYLGPEKEMLQLAVFGELRALFPGVNVHLDFVGPEIPHHRDGEKVDLYSYAECDLIDCQCKCPIEKDSKGLTSHNSQAITLQLHAGCYHDHFEELVKDSIPHIIIAPNAGIAAYMSWLPTLNLIKEIKVPAVFSDYCEEASHLAARCITSATGRAPKIPIQLNPFRQPLQVEGSALFLPCYSNCFLFGM; encoded by the exons ATGGAATGCGCCGGAAGGGGAAGCCGGACCCCATGTTCCGGCCCACCCACCAGACGCTGCCACCGTTGCCGCGCTGTTTCCTATTGCTCCGTCTCTCATCAG GTTTCGCACTGGACCGTGCATAGAAAAGAGTGCGGAAGGTTTCAACAGCAAATGAAGTGTGCTGATGTTCTGAATGATTTTCCATTTTCCTTTTCTCAGGACGCTACTCAAATTCAG GAGACGCGGTGTTCGTTTTTTATAAAACATGGAATTCACCGAGTAGGAATGTGGAAGTGTGAATGTAGTTGCGGAACGTCAGCTAGTAGTTTCGATCAATCAAG GTTGATTCGCCTTTGGAATCTTGGTAGCCCGTTGTGCCCCTGTAAAG GTCCTCTCTCTCCAATTACCCGACAATTGACTAGCTGGAAGGAGTACTATGAGTGGAGGTGCATCCCTCTAGATTCTCCGGCAGCTGTACTTCTTCATTGG CCACTCACAATATATTGGGCTGTTCAACTTGTTACTCTTGAAAGCATGAATTCTGAAACCAGCAATGAACTGCGCATACATTACTTAG GGCCAGAAAAAGAGATGCTTCAATTGGCGGTGTTTGGAGAATTACGTGCACTTTTTCCAGGAGTAAATGTGCATTTAGACTTTGTTGGTCCCGAAATTCCGCATCATAG GGATGGTGAAAAAGTTGATCTTTACTCCTATGCTGAATGTGATCTGATAGATTGTCAATGCAAATGTCCCATTGAAAAAGATAGCAAGGGCTTAACATCACACAATTCGCAAGCAATTACATTACAGCTTCACGCAGGTTGTTACCATGACCATTTCGAAGAATTGGTGAAG GATTCAATTCCTCATATAATCATTGCCCCAAATGCTGGTATTGCTGCCTACATGAGCTGGTTGCCAACTCTT AATCTAATCAAGGAGATCAAAGTTCCAGCTGTTTTTTCTGATTACTGTGAAGAGGCTTCTCATTTGGCAGCTCGTTGCATAACCTCTGCCACCGGCAGAGCTCCAAAAATCCCT ATTCAGCTAAATCCATTCAGGCAGCCTCTTCAAGTGGAAGGAAGTGCGCTGTTTCTTCCTTGCTATTCTAATTGCTTTCTCTTTGGTATGTGA
- the LOC140835668 gene encoding protein WVD2-like 7 has translation MLCPFLLQPRKQMDEPVRPDSRLEVSVSFGRFENDALSWEKWSSFSPNKYLDEAGSLSTPGSVAQKKAYFEAHYKKIATKKSEQFEQENQMEPVASSRDEPTIDDHNESSSGMHANFESCNGEKSNGVVAREVMVDEAKDEDTSTVVLEQGAYSNGFIDMAILDEEKEEASTAVEDLNPMDEEAKKETNVLVADDGWNGEEAVPAEEETPLIRILNMQNIRLKARIQVTQTKMERNLTGTKIKVASPAVKHSQASTPKYSKPSLISTPTSASLSGKKKLNQSMVVESKRVAPTSLHMSLSLGPAKSSTPFGMTRKSMIMEKMGDKDIVRRAFKSFQSQINGLPTDGKSSTIKQVKVSSTASEMISPSLTPQKENKGLRNAAEKMVNRKNQWDQQSKPLLWGRSHKSSGQHKKNTIVVSPSVGLKGDEKDEKRKEFLCNLKAKSIAREAENAQLSAKSKEEKTPEIRKLRQSHNFKANPLPSFYRRGKDHPEKESAGNKTANRRPAAASSNG, from the exons ATGTTGTGCCCATTCTTGCTTCAACCGAG GAAGCAGATGGATGAGCCGGTGAGACCTGATTCTAGGCTTGAAGTGTCGGTTTCATTTGGTAGGTTTGAGAATGATGCACTTTCTTGGGAGAAATGGTCATCTTTCTCTCCCAATAAGTATTTGGATGAAGCTGGAAGTTTATCAACTCCTGGATCTGTAGCCCAGAAAAAAGCATACTTTGAAGCCCACTACAAGAAGATTGCTACTAAAAAATCCGAGCAATTTGAGCAAGAAAACCAAATGGAACCAGTTGCTTCTAGTCGAGATGAGCCAACCATTGATGATCATAATGAAAGTTCATCTGGGATGCATGCTAACTTTGAATCATGCAATGGGGAGAAATCAAATGGCGTAGTTGCCCGTGAAGTGATGGTCGATGAGGCAAAAGATGAAGATACATCAACTGTAGTGCTTGAGCAGGGAGCCTACAGTAATGGCTTCATAGATATGGCCATTTTGGATGAGGAAAAGGAGGAAGCTTCTACTGCTGTGGAGGATCTAAACCCCATGGATGAGGAAGCTAAGAAAGAGACCAATGTTCTAGTGGCTGACGATGGGTGGAATGGAGAAGAAGCTGTACCAGCCGAGGAAGAGACTCCTCTAATAAGGATCCTGAACATGCAGAACATCCGCCTGAAAGCAAGAATACAG GTGACCCAAactaaaatggagagaaatttgACTGGTACAAAAATTAAAGTTGCGTCACCTGCTGTCAAGCATTCACAGGCTTCTACTCCTAAATATTCAAAGCCATCTTTAATTTCCACACCCACCTCTGCCTCCCTGTCCGGAAAGAAGAAGTTGAACCAATCAATGGTGGTAGAAAGCAAGAGAGTTGCTCCAACATCCCTGCACATGTCTCTTAGCTTGGGCCCTGCAAAATCTTCAACTCCTTTTGGAATGACTCGGAAGTCTATGATAATGGAGAAAATGGGGGATAAGGATATTGTTAGGCGAGCTTTTAAGAGTTTCCAGAGTCAAATAAATGGACTTCCCACCGATGGAAAATCTAGTACAATAAAGCAG GTTAAGGTATCATCAACAGCATCTGAGATGATCTCCCCTTCTCTAACTCCTCAAAAGGAAAATAAAGG ACTTAGAAATGCTGCAGAAAAGATGGTGAATCGAAAGAATCAGTGGGATCAGCAATCAAAGCCTTTGCTCTGG GGCAGATCACATAAAAGTTCTGGACAGCACAAAAAGAATACAATAGTTGTCTCTCCGTCTGTAGGCTTGAAAGGTGATGAAAAAGATGAGAAACGAAAAGAG TTTCTGTGCAATTTAAAGGCAAAATCAATTGCCAGAGAGGCAGAAAATGCACAACTTAGTGCAAAATCAAAG GAAGAAAAAACGCCTGAGATTAGAAAGTTGCGACAATCTCACAACTTTAAGGCCAATCCTCTGCCATCTTTTTATAGACGTGGAAAAGATCACCCAGAAAAG GAGAGTGCTGGTAATAAGACGGCAAATCGTAGACCTGCTGCTGCATCATCAAATGGGTGA